AAAGCCAGAGAAGAACACTATAATAAGGAGAATTACAGGCCAGCATTCCTGACAAACATAGGTGCTACAATTCTCAACAGAACATGAGCAAACTGAAataaacagcacattaaaagacTCATTCATCACggtaatttatttctgaaatgcaaGGATCCTGAACATACTCAAATCAATAAACACGATATACCATTTTAACGAAGTAAGGAACAAAAACCGTATGATCATCTGAATGATGcaaaaaaagcattcaaaaatatttaacatccttttgtaattaaaaaatgtcaaaaatttagATGTAGATGGAAAGTACCTCAACACAATGGAGGCCATATTCAGTAAGCCCACAGTTAACATAACACTCAacaggaaaaaactgaaagcttttcctgtaagatcaagaataagaaaaagatgcCTACTTATGATACTGAACACAATGCtaatgttatgtaaatagttgtattgattttatttttattgttgatttttatttttttaaccaaataattCTGATCTATAGTTTATCGAATCTATAGTTTATGGAATCATGATTGTAGAACTCATgaatacagaaaaccaaatgaatatatgcatgtatatacaacatatatgCCACATATAACTATAAACCATAGCAATGTGAATGAATCttaaaattttagtataaaaaAGGTGTAAATGTAAGTACATGCAGAAATTTGAAAAGTTATTATTTGGGAATGTTTATACTTGgataaaggaaatggaaaaaaaagagaaagtattgtCTCCATTATATACCAGGATCCCTGCTAcatcctttatattttatatatgcctcaacaaatttttaaaatacatatggtTACTTTTAATTCCATGTGGTAGTTGCAGGAACTGAGGTTCATCTAGGTTGGTGATATTTTTCATGGATATATAATTAGTAAATGGATCAGTGaggaaattaattaatttgttttctagGGAAAGCTATTTCTACTACAGAGCTTCTGGAATGTGGAGGAGAGACTATAATTGTTATCAATTTATGGACCCTCAGCATCAAATTCATTCCCTAGTACGTGCTCTGTGCTGAtagaagggatttttaaaaaatatttctccacTGTGAGCATGCTTCAAGCTTTCTCAGGAGAGGATGCAGCAAGGACATTACAGGAGGAAGCAGGGCTTCTCCATTTTCGGGTGTGGCACAGGAGGGGATTAGACGGTATTAGCAGTATGAGTTAAGAGTATCTGGTGAGGCTCCACCACACTCTTGGGTCCAGAATATGCTGGATCCTTAAGGACCTTGAGCTTCAGCCTGGCAGTAATCTCTATGTGACTCTGTTTACATGAAAACTAGCATCTAGAGGACAGTGTACTCATGAGTCCCTGCAGGGCTCCTACCCACACAAGCAGATTCTCTACATAGGCTACCCATCACTGCTACTTTCCATAGTCTGCCCGCAGCCCAGGGCTTCTCAGGCCCTCTGCAAGCTCGTATCTCCTGATGTGCATTACTTGCTTACCATGTGCTCCAGAGGGGTGCCTCTTGTTTCCCAGTGAATGCAGacaatatttatctatttaattattatctttattttatgagTTTTAGTAATATATAATTGATGTAAAACTGTACTTATTTAATGGAtataatttcttgaatttgaacaTATGCATATCCCTATGAAACGATCTCCCCAATGAAGGTAATAAAGATATCAAGCTAAGAGTAAGAATGAATAGGAAATTGCACAGAAAGGCCAACTATTGTTAATGTCATAATGTAAGATATACAACAAAAATATTGTGAGTAAATATTATTGAGATTTTGTTTGGAAAGGAAAATCGATTCTAAAATCAGGAAACCACTGTGAATAATTTAATTAAGCTAATTAAAAAAGGCGATGACCTTgcatagttatcatttttgtggtaatgtttaaaatctgttcttttagtaattttgaaataaacaatgtAACACTCTTTATTATAGTCACCCTTTTGTGTAATAAATCACTAAAGTTAATTCCTCTTACCttactgaaattttgtaccctttgatcaacaGCCCCCATTCCCCACCCACTCCACTTGTCTGGTGTATGACTTATTGATTGATTACATTTTAGTAGAAAGCACTGATGTACACAGCACAAACATCAGAGTAGTCCAATTGTTGTTGACATCCAATTGTTAAACTCGAGTCTTAAACACAAACAAACCTGAATTTAAGAACTGAATTTAACAATTGGACATCAACAACAAAGAAGTTGTGAAACAAGGAAATTCCCTCACTTTAAATGGAAACTCAAAAGTTTgtactataaattttaaatgatacatCTTACATAACTGACCTGTCAGaagtttaacaaaaatttttctttcaaggagagaagagaaggtcATAGATTACCTAGAAAAGGGGGAATGGTCAAACTTTTCTTCAGAGAGAAGAGGGTTTCAAGGTGCAGAGGCAGCATGCAGAAATACTCAATTCCTTGTCCAAAAACCGTGATTAGTAATTTTCAGTAAGTATGACAAGAAGAAAGAACACCATGGTATTaggaaagaataagaagaaatgatgatgatgatgatgatgatgatgataatggtatTAAGAGCATTGAGTAGAACTTCGTATTTAATAGATGACTTCCAAGACCCTACAAGAGCAGAATGATAAACATACATTTATAGGCCAAACATATTTTAGTGTTGTGTAATGTCATGGACATGACATGAAACTATGGAAGATAAAATTATGgttgtatgagtgtgtgtgtttaaaacttgtatgtttgttttcctttcaggCATAAAAATATTCCTAGGGAAGCTATAAGCAAATTATGAATTCCAAAGAAAGTAGATGTACAGAGAATGAGTTCATTTAGGCAAATGATTACAAAATGAGCAAATTAGAGCCCATGTGAGGATGACCCATGCATTCCTGGAAGTATATAAAGGTCTTGGAAGAGTAGAAGACACTCACACTTCAGAGACATCCTCCTACACCTTCACTGAAATCTCACCTCCTGACACCATGTGTTGCAACTACTACGGAAACTCCTCTGGGGGCTGTGGGTACAGCTCTGGCTGGGGTTCTGGCTGTGGCTCTGGCTATGGCTGTGGATATGGCTCTGGCTATGGAACAGGCTGTGGCTATGGCTGTGGATACGGCTCTGGCTGTGGATGCGGCTCTGGCTATGGAACAGTGTGTGGCTATGGCTGTGGATACAGCTCTGGCTGTGGCTCTGGCTGTGGCTATGGCTCTGGCTGTGGCTATGGCTGTGGCTATGGCTCTACATATGGATTAGGCTCTCGCTATGGCTGTGGATACAGCTCTGGCTGCTGTGGCTACCGACCATCTTACTACAGAAGATGCTATTCCTCTTGCTGCTAATCATCACTGCAGATCATCCTTGTCTTTGCGATGACCTCTCCAAGATTAAGCCCAGTTGAAATCTCTCCTATCTTCACATCTAAGTAAAGATTGACTATGGTCCCTTGACTATCTGAATACATAAAAGAGAAGCTGTTTGCAGTGGATGGAGACTGAGTAGTTTCATGACATAAGTGAAGAGAGGAGATTTTATTCTGATTAATTTTCTAGTGTAAGTAATTTTCTAATGTAAAACTCTcacatctttttcttcatttttgtgccATGACTATTTGCAGAAACGTAAGAGGGGTATATAATTGGAGCATActaaaatggaacaaaaatagaattttcttaataaaaggcTTTACTCACTAAGAAGTCTGGTCTCCTTAATGTCTCCTTAATTTGAGGGTTTGTTGCTTCCTTAAAAGTCGTGTGACTACAacttaaaataggaaaatgttattttgtttgcTGAATCCAAATACTgatgttttacatatttcttaGTTCTTTGTATGttaattctttacatttttatttaaacaagaaCACAAATATTAagctcaaaattttaaaacatgcatgaAAAAGAATTGGAATAGAGTCAAGAATGAGAcggggggctgggcgcggtggcttaagcctgtaataccagcactttgggagggcgaggagagtggatcaccaggtcaagagattgagaccatcctggtcaacatggtgaaaccctgtctctactaaaaatactaaaaattagctgggcatggtgatgcgtgcctgtaatcccaactactcaggagctcaggaggctgaggcaggagaattgcttgaacccaggaggcggaggttgcggtgagccgagatcgcgccattgcactccagcctgggtaacaagagcgaaactccgtctcaaaaaaaaaaaaaaaaaaaaaaagtacgggGAACTACTTATACTACTTATACAGGTTAATATACTAAGGTTAATATACTAGTCCAGCAATGACTGTCTCGGTTGAGCTTAAGTCAAGGTAATTAAGAGGCAACACTATTAATTTAATGTTAATAGATTTTGAATATGTAAAACAAGAAATCTTGGACTAAGCAGATAAGGTTACTACAAGTGCTCAAGATGGTGAGAAAGATCAGGGCTCTTTCACTTTCCCGCTCCCCACTCTGCTGTGTGACATTCATACTCATTGTTTTAAAGTGATTGCTGTATATGACCATCATTCTACACAAGTAAGGACAAATGATAAAGAGCACCAGGTCTTTTAAAACTTtgttcttggccgggcgcggtggctcacgcctgtaatcccagcactttgggaggccgaggcgggtggatcaccaggtcaagagattgagaccatcctggtcaacatggtgaaaccccatctctactaaaaatacaaaaattagctgggcatagtggcgcgtgcctgtaatcccagctactcaggaggctgaggcaggagaagtgcctgaacccaggagacggaggttgcggtgagccgagatcgcgccattgcactccagcctgggtaacaagagcaaaactccgtctcaaaacaaacaaacaaaacaaaacaaaaacaaaaaataagtttgttCTTTTATTTGGGAGGGGATACTCTTTGTTGTTTGGACACATGTGTACTGAGACCACTCTTAGCTGAAagtctgtaaaaaacaaaaagtttgtgGTCAGCAGTTCTGCTAGTCAGTCAACTGTGTGCGTCCAAAGTTTGTAGGTcttggggaaaaagagaaaaggaccAATGACTGAGAAAGCAAAATCTCAGTTAAATGGCCATATGTTCTTGCAGCAATTTGAATTTGGGCAGGGGTGCAATTTAtgactttactatttttttcttcaagtgtAGAGGTCTGAGCTTAAAATAGTCTCTTATTTATATGATATTGCTGTTTGTCCACACatggctctttttcttttctttttaacatagtaatttatttattctctcctgtttctcttttatttccattctCGCACCCATCTCTCATTTAGAGTCACCttgtaatttgttattttatatgcaaataccCCATTGCATCCTGTCTATAGCCCCCAAAAGTTGGCCATTCTACtacatattttatatctatttaaattatattattgcaTATCGTTTTAAAACTCCTTTTCTTTTAGCACAATTTGTATTGAATGATTTATTTCACctaaaaatgtaaagcaaatatttatacaCTTAAAGAGAGATttataatacaataatagtaaAGGGCTTTGATGCCTCACTTTCAACAATAAACAGATTATTCAGACAGAAAATAGGTAAGTAACCATTAGATCTGAACTGCAGTTTAGagcaaatggacctaatagacatatatagGACATTTTATTCAACAACAGCAGAAGACAATTCTTCTCAAAACACAGGAAAATGCTTCAAAACAAGTATTAACATACTtaagaagattatttttttttggttttgaaatttgtttcaaaacaagtcttaacataTTTAAGAAGACTGTGATTATATTAAGTATCTTTTCCCACTAAATGGTTTGAATCAACAAATCAATAATGGaaggaattttggaaaatgtaaaaatatatgaaaactaaaTAACATAATCATAAACAACAAATgggtcaagaaagaaaaaagaaaggaaaacaagatatcttgaaacaaatgaaaataaaagcacaacatatcaaaactttGGGTTGCAGCAAAGGCAGATTTAAGAGGAAACTTTGTAACAATAAATGCTCACAGTGACAAAGAAGACAGAtcttaaataaacaaactaattTAACACTCTGagggaaaaaatggaataaactaagaaagaacaaaaagcgGAGCAAGCAAAATCTTAGGTAAATTAATATATGTCCTTACATCAACTTTAATTAGGGCAGGTACACAATTGATGTcttcaccaatttttttttcttatcatgtAGAGGTTTAATATACTCCCCTATTCATACAGTGTTATTGTTTGTCCACACATGGGTCTTTATGTGTTTTAAGATTTTGGtaacataataatttatttatttgcttctatttctttttgactTCCACTCTCATCTCTCATTTACAGCCATATTGCATTTTATCTCATATGCAAGCATCCCTATTCATGTTTTCAAAGTCCCAAGAAAGTTGgtctttttattatatattttaaatctatgtAAGTTGTGTTAtatcttttgaaaactttttctcCCTCAGCACTATTTGTGTTGAAAGACTCATTAATGCTACTATGCATAGATTTAAACTATTATTTCTGATTGTTCGTTGGTACTTTATGTGGTTCATACAcaagattttgttcattcagtgTTTCAGTGATGCACACTTAGTCACACCCAAGATAAATtgttttttctgtgaaaaaaaaaatgcaaagattccaggcttgatggtgcacacctgtagtcctagctattcaagaggctgaggtgggaggattgcttgagcctgggaggttgaggctgtagtgagtcacgATTTCatcattgcacaccagcctgaatgacagagtaagatcctgtctcaaaaaaaaaaaaccaaaaatcaaaccaaaccaaaccaaaacaaaaaacaaagaaacattttctaaaggCTAGAATACTGTGAAAATGGAATAGGCTGCCTTGTAGGCATTTCTATCCTGAGGCCGTTGAAGAATTTGCATCTTCGGTTACTAGAAAACTCTGAATAAATAAGTGCATTCAAAACTTGggtttaattaattcattcacatCATTCacttttactttgtaatttaatgattctgtaataaaaaataattgaaggttGGGTCAGGGCAACATGAATAAGAATAATGTTACCCGAAAAGTCGGAAAAAATTGTGCTCGATTCTATTGTAGAGTTAGGAAGGAGTATGTTACGTTCAAGGTGAGCTTTGAAGCATCTACCTACTGTTAGCGTCAGTATTTCTGAATTTCTGGGATCTGTACAGAAGATGTGACTCAAAGCAGGGAAAGGAGGAATGAGATCAGTAAAGTCGCTGCAGAGGAACTCATAAATGTGTTTAGAGATTAATGCAATAATAAATACGGTCTATTTCAGTTCTTGAAGGGATATAGGGACCTATTCACAGTAAGATGCTGAAAGATTATGAGATATATGGTAATAGTTCAGCTGTCCTGGGAAACAGTCAACTCATTCTGGTAACTCTTCAAGGACAGTTGAGGTGATAATCATTTGTCAGGCTTATGTGCTGAATGGTATATTTCCTTGCTGTTTATTCCTTTTAGTTCTTTGGTTTAGTAACACAATTGCTCCTTAAGTCAGTTTTCTTACATATAACATGTGGATAAAATACCTTCTCAAAGTTTTTGGGAGGTTTGTATTTCAGAATATTTCCAAAGGCAATTTGCATAATGTGAATTTTTGTAAGAACTCTTCATTATGACAAATTTCTTTGCTCTATGGGAGGCTGCAAATGGAAAGCAGTAATCAGTTTTAAGAGACTAATTAATACATTTATGCACAGGATTCTCTAAGACACATTCCCTGTAATTAGTGATAGATgttttataattaacatttacatttgCTTAAATCTCCAGATGTaacattaaaaattcttaatataaGCAAAATAGCCATACTCTCCAACATGACATCTTTTCCTATGTTGCTAATCTTTTCAGTGATATCAAAATTTGAAATAAGGATCTCAACGGTTTTCCATTTAAAACCATAGAATATTTTCCAAACAAATGTTTTCAAGTAGCAGATATACACTTTCCATGATTGTGGAATTGAATATATGCTATGATTACAAGTCCAGTGAATTGATGCAGTGGTCtcagcaataatttattgtataaaatGCTTTCATGACATTGCAGTTAGTTTAATATTAAGACAATTTTCTCAggatttgtatttgtttgttttcattaatgtTCAATTAATAGGAATTGAGCAAATGAATGGAGTACATATTATCACACAAGTTTTTAGTTGATGCTCAATTAGTTGAAGAACATTTCTTATGTTTGCAGTTCGTAAATGGTGGAACCAGGATTCTCACCCAGGTCTCTATAATTTCAAaagattttctactttataaacATTTGTAGGCCAGAGTgttggctcatgccagtaatcccagcactttgggaggccaaggtgggtggatcaaatgaggtcaggagtttgagaccagcctgaccaacatcatgaagtcctgtctctactgaaaatacaaaaattagccaaggagtggaggtgcatgcctgtaatcccagctactcgggcgacTGAGGCCGaagatttcttgaacccaggagatgttaaaaaagaaaaagtaaattagttTGAGAGTGAGAAATGTAATCTAGTTTTTATAGATGCAAAGACTTGTGGCTATCAGAAACTTGATTACAGACAAACTGTAGAAAGTTGCATGGGATCCATAGTGAGAGCTGGGATAGGAGTTCAGTCATAGTCACTATATTTCATAGGGAAAGTAATCATACTTAATGGGACTAAAAAGaatctaaaaaatttttatattaacaaaaaatgctatgaaaaatCATAGCAGATTTGAGCTtagttttgaattaaaattttctagaaatacaTTAAATCCTGAAAGTAGAACAACTAATTTAGGAAAACTAATTTCTACAATCTTGGCATGACACAAGGGAAAGAAATTTTCATTGGGAAATAATTgtaactaaaagaaaagaagtgctccaaaatagaaaaaaaaaatgctattccTTAAATATTGGCAATATTCTAATTGTGGCAAATGCTGACAAGTAAGGATTTGAAAATAAGTCTGAAAATTACTACTTGGGATATTCTGAAGACAGTAGAATCAGTATCAGTAATCAGAGCATTAAATTTACTCTAAGATCAAGAGATATAAAATGCAACTGGCATGTAAATCAATGTAATTAGACATTGAAACACTATTAcaaatttatcataaaaatttGTCATTGAGGACATATTTTGAGATGAGTAGATTTCTACTGCAGAAATGCAGAAGTTTTTCAAAGATTAATATTACATGGCAAACAAAACTTAGATATCCTTGATTAAAGTGAAAATCTTCATAAGAGCACGAGCTGTTATCTGAAAATTAGTATGTCCCacccttttttaaaattctgatgatTGTAATTGACATGTAAACTTCAAATTTTGTCTCAGATTGcatatttaagtgaaaaaagtctTTGGTAGAGTTAAAAATTCTTACCTTGAAATATTTgacggaatgctgggaagatggccgcctaagaacagctcaggacttcagctcccagtgaaggtgcagagggtgagtggacgccgcatttccagatgaactcttattgcccacagaccaggagctacccaggcagaggggtcgccagcgtcgcagtcccagccggtgcggctgttttggcccccgcggggctgattccgcccgcgcggctgctgtgaccatgccctgttgctgcggttctccataaaaaagccactggtctgggagccctcttagctggcgagcagagccctgagacagcagagttgcccattcatctgaaatagcgagccaggccaggagattcctaggcaaaaaatccgccaggagccggcgccgcagttcgagccgactccgtgagtcgcagcacgggagatcccggcgccttttcaacaagcgaccggaacgcggggtcgttcaacttaaaagaaaagactctgagtcagggagccaggtgatcaggcttggttggtcccgcccctccacccccaacaacaacgaaaacaaaaacagtaattggaaaccctctgggttgagccctccaaaccaagcacagctgaaccaggatggTCGGGCTCCGTAGGGGAGGGgtttccaccattactgagactctccaccactacggaggcaggctgccgttgccgaggcaacccgccgttgccgaggcaacctgccacaacagagagagtccgccataacagaggcgggaccaccgttgccgagacagttctaactacgcccatataaaaaggactacagggaagagctcagggcagctgggtggagcccacagcagctcagcaaagcccctgcgggcaggcagtggctaggtgtgctgctagctgggcgggtcagacctgaaagaaaaatcaaaaaaggcagtagtgcaacggaaactcagaaagctccaactccctgggacagagacagacaacaggtggataaacccacaaaaatgggaagaacccagcgcaaaaaggatgaaaactcccgaaaccagaacacctctcctcctaaagggatcacaacttctcaccagcaagggaaccagaccggatggagaaggagggtgatgaaatgacagaatcagacttcagaaggtgggtagtaagaaactacaatgagctaaaagaacatgttctaacccaacgcaaagaaaataggaaccttgaaaaaagattgggcgaactgctgacgagaatggacagcatagagaggagtataagtgaattgatggagctgaaaaacgcaacacgagaacttcgtgaagcatgcacaagcttcagcagtcgaattgaccaagcagaagaaaggatatcagaggtcgaagatcaactaaaggaaataaaaagagaaggcaagaacagagaaaaaagcacaaaaaggaatgaacaaaatcttcaagaaatgtgggactatgtgaaacgacctaatctacgtctgatagttgtacctgaatgtgatgaagagaatgaatccaagctggaaaatactcttcaggatattatccaggaaaact
The Saimiri boliviensis isolate mSaiBol1 chromosome 18, mSaiBol1.pri, whole genome shotgun sequence genome window above contains:
- the LOC104651331 gene encoding uncharacterized protein LOC104651331 encodes the protein MCCNYYGNSSGGCGYSSGWGSGCGSGYGCGYGSGCGYGCGYGSGYGAGCGYGCGYGSGCGYGCGYGSGYGTGCDYGSGCGYGCGYSSGCCGYRPFCYRRCDSSCLYKGLGRVEDTHTSETSSYTFTEISPPDTMCCNYYGNSSGGCGYSSGWGSGCGSGYGCGYGSGYGTGCGYGCGYGSGCGCGSGYGTVCGYGCGYSSGCGSGCGYGSGCGYGCGYGSTYGLGSRYGCGYSSGCCGYRPSYYRRCYSSCC